The Oscillospiraceae bacterium genome contains a region encoding:
- the rbsA gene encoding ribose import ATP-binding protein RbsA codes for MTMDYGNQRPVISMRDITKEFSGVWALSGITFDVYAGEVHCLVGENGAGKSTLMKVLSGAYTPTAGAIQVDDKVYEKLDPNLSKELGINIVYQENDLVPSMDVVENIYVGSEKTKGFGLIDRKAMAAETQKQMDELGISLPLGTRIENLSVSDQQFVKILKALSVQPRVLIMDEPTSMFNVEDAAKVLELTKRITEKGIGIIYISHFLNEVVQIADRITVIRDGAVVRTYTNENRDTPITTITQDMVGRPVDMFYDKERHPVGEVMLEVKDLQLTKDSPKISFSVRRGEIVGFSGMVGSGRTEMVRALVGADPCHAKQVLVNGREVQIKSPADSIRAGFAFITEDRQKLGLILHASVVENATILGLREKIKGFFVNVKKFPPLIEPLVHKLRIKTPSVWTEAVYLSGGNQQKVVLAKWLYAEQEIYIFDEPTRGIDVNAKAEFYKQMSELTKQGKCILMISSDMPELISMSDRVLVVRDGAIDCELTGEQINEQEIIKQALGVKKNGR; via the coding sequence ATGACGATGGACTATGGGAACCAGCGGCCGGTGATCTCGATGCGGGACATCACCAAGGAGTTCTCCGGCGTGTGGGCGCTGTCCGGCATCACGTTCGACGTTTATGCCGGCGAGGTGCACTGCCTCGTGGGCGAGAACGGCGCCGGAAAATCCACTTTGATGAAGGTGCTGTCGGGCGCGTATACGCCCACGGCGGGCGCCATTCAGGTGGACGACAAGGTTTATGAGAAACTGGATCCCAATCTCTCGAAGGAGCTGGGGATCAACATTGTGTACCAGGAAAACGACCTGGTGCCCAGCATGGATGTGGTGGAAAACATTTATGTGGGCAGTGAAAAAACAAAGGGGTTCGGCCTGATCGACCGAAAAGCGATGGCGGCCGAGACCCAAAAGCAGATGGATGAGCTGGGCATTAGCCTGCCGCTGGGCACCAGGATCGAGAATCTCTCGGTGTCGGACCAGCAGTTCGTAAAAATACTGAAGGCGCTTTCGGTGCAGCCCAGGGTGCTGATTATGGACGAGCCCACCTCCATGTTCAATGTGGAGGACGCGGCCAAGGTGCTGGAACTGACCAAGAGGATCACGGAAAAGGGCATCGGCATCATTTATATCTCGCACTTTTTGAACGAGGTGGTGCAGATCGCCGACCGCATTACCGTCATCCGCGACGGCGCGGTGGTCCGTACATATACAAATGAAAACCGCGACACCCCCATTACCACCATCACCCAGGACATGGTGGGCCGGCCGGTGGACATGTTTTACGACAAGGAGCGGCACCCTGTGGGCGAGGTGATGCTGGAGGTGAAGGACCTGCAGCTGACCAAGGACAGCCCGAAGATCAGCTTTTCGGTGCGCCGGGGCGAGATCGTGGGCTTTTCGGGCATGGTGGGTTCGGGCCGCACCGAGATGGTGCGCGCACTGGTGGGCGCGGACCCCTGCCACGCAAAGCAGGTGCTGGTGAACGGCAGGGAGGTGCAGATCAAAAGCCCGGCCGACAGCATCCGGGCGGGGTTTGCCTTTATCACCGAGGACCGGCAGAAGCTGGGGCTGATCCTGCACGCGAGCGTGGTGGAGAACGCCACCATTCTGGGGCTGCGGGAAAAGATAAAGGGCTTTTTTGTGAACGTGAAAAAGTTCCCGCCCCTGATCGAGCCGCTGGTGCACAAGCTGCGCATCAAGACCCCCAGCGTGTGGACCGAGGCGGTGTACCTTTCGGGCGGCAACCAGCAAAAGGTGGTGCTGGCCAAATGGCTGTACGCCGAACAGGAGATTTACATTTTTGACGAGCCCACCCGCGGCATCGACGTGAACGCCAAGGCGGAGTTTTACAAGCAGATGAGCGAGCTGACAAAACAGGGCAAGTGCATCCTTATGATCAGCTCGGACATGCCGGAGTTGATCAGCATGAGCGACCGGGTGCTGGTGGTGCGGGACGGCGCCATCGACTGTGAGCTGACCGGAGAGCAGATCAATGAGCAGGAGATCATCAAACAAGCGTTAGGAGTGAAGAAAAATGGCAGATAA
- a CDS encoding ribose ABC transporter permease: protein MADKKPSLAKKLLRDQRTLLAIVIVAIVVIVSFINPKFIGIGNIITIFQQISVLGILTMAMSMLLISGGIDLSIGNIMVLSAVVMYVALDNGMPTAVAVLGGLLTGAACGLLNGAIIAKSKCIPLVITLGSSKVFYGIALTISGGRIMNFGGVFNGLKTKIFGLFPVMLLVLLAMTLLAFCMMNYTKFGRRVVALGGNEKNAFLSGINVTRYKMAVYAISGVFCAIASIIFVARIDSVTSNAGTNYETNALAAAIIGGVTFDGGKGTIGGAFLGCLLMGVISNAMNILGVDNNVQTIVTGVIIVAAVVLSNLNNLKKK from the coding sequence ATGGCAGATAAGAAGCCTTCCCTGGCAAAAAAGCTGCTGCGGGACCAGCGCACGCTGCTTGCCATCGTGATCGTGGCCATTGTGGTCATCGTTTCGTTCATCAACCCCAAGTTCATCGGGATCGGCAACATCATCACCATCTTCCAGCAGATCAGCGTGCTGGGCATTTTGACCATGGCCATGAGCATGCTGCTGATCTCGGGCGGGATCGACCTTTCCATCGGCAACATCATGGTGCTGAGCGCCGTGGTGATGTATGTGGCGCTGGATAACGGCATGCCCACGGCGGTGGCTGTGCTGGGCGGGCTGCTGACCGGCGCCGCCTGCGGGCTGCTGAACGGCGCGATCATTGCCAAGAGCAAGTGCATCCCGCTGGTGATCACCCTGGGCTCCAGCAAGGTGTTCTACGGCATTGCGCTCACCATCTCGGGCGGACGGATCATGAACTTCGGCGGCGTGTTCAACGGGCTGAAGACCAAGATCTTCGGGCTGTTCCCGGTGATGCTTCTGGTGCTGCTGGCCATGACCCTGCTGGCTTTCTGCATGATGAACTACACCAAGTTCGGCCGGCGGGTGGTGGCCCTGGGCGGCAACGAGAAGAACGCCTTTCTCTCGGGAATCAATGTGACGCGGTACAAAATGGCGGTGTATGCCATTTCGGGCGTGTTCTGCGCCATTGCCAGCATCATCTTTGTGGCCCGCATCGACTCGGTCACCTCCAACGCGGGCACCAACTACGAGACCAACGCACTGGCGGCCGCCATCATTGGCGGCGTGACCTTTGACGGCGGCAAGGGCACCATCGGGGGCGCCTTTTTGGGCTGCCTGCTGATGGGCGTGATCAGCAACGCCATGAACATTCTGGGTGTGGACAACAACGTGCAGACCATTGTGACCGGCGTGATCATTGTTGCGGCGGTGGTGCTGAGCAACCTGAACAACCTGAAAAAGAAATAA
- a CDS encoding dehydrogenase, whose product MVRVAIIGAGFMGRTHLAAYKTMDNAQVTAVCDLNEEQGRALAAEAGCAWYGDGGAMLAEAGVDVVDICLPTFLHEQYALLAAAHKKHILCEKPVTLDLASFDRMAGAAEQAGVQFAVGQAIRFWPEYVKAKELYDAGAFGRVKYARASRLSVHPAWSEWYRRPENSGGGLFDLHLHDVDYLCCLFGRVKTVYAVGQKNDVGCWNHVASSLSFENGVKAVAEGVIEMPQGFPFTMELTIAGEEQGMNYRMRAGRNLEDVASAVRESWLYGVGEEAQPIEIDPYDAYTAELTYFVNCIDAGRPITAITPAEARHVLRVILSIQQSLETGRPVEL is encoded by the coding sequence TTGGTACGAGTAGCGATCATCGGGGCGGGATTTATGGGCAGGACCCATCTCGCCGCCTATAAGACCATGGACAACGCACAGGTCACCGCCGTGTGCGATCTGAACGAGGAACAGGGCCGGGCGCTTGCGGCCGAGGCCGGCTGCGCCTGGTACGGGGACGGCGGGGCCATGCTGGCCGAAGCCGGGGTGGATGTGGTGGACATCTGCCTGCCCACCTTTTTGCACGAGCAGTATGCGCTGCTGGCCGCCGCCCATAAAAAACACATCCTGTGCGAAAAGCCGGTCACGCTGGACCTTGCGTCCTTTGACCGGATGGCGGGCGCCGCCGAACAGGCGGGGGTCCAGTTTGCGGTGGGCCAGGCCATCCGCTTTTGGCCCGAGTATGTAAAGGCAAAGGAGCTGTACGACGCGGGCGCGTTCGGCAGGGTGAAATATGCCCGGGCCAGCCGCCTTTCGGTGCACCCGGCCTGGAGCGAGTGGTACCGCCGCCCGGAAAACAGCGGCGGCGGCCTGTTCGACCTGCACCTGCACGATGTGGACTACCTGTGCTGCTTGTTCGGCCGGGTAAAGACCGTGTATGCGGTGGGCCAGAAAAACGACGTGGGCTGCTGGAACCATGTGGCGTCGTCGCTGAGTTTTGAAAACGGGGTGAAGGCGGTGGCCGAGGGCGTGATCGAGATGCCCCAGGGCTTCCCCTTTACCATGGAGCTGACCATTGCGGGCGAAGAGCAGGGCATGAACTACCGCATGCGGGCGGGCCGCAACCTGGAGGACGTGGCCAGCGCCGTGCGGGAGAGCTGGCTGTACGGCGTGGGCGAGGAGGCGCAGCCCATCGAGATCGACCCCTACGACGCCTACACCGCCGAGCTGACGTATTTTGTGAACTGCATCGACGCGGGCCGGCCCATCACCGCCATCACGCCCGCCGAGGCGCGGCATGTGCTGCGGGTGATCCTGAGCATCCAGCAGTCGCTGGAGACGGGGCGGCCGGTGGAACTGTAA
- the hppA gene encoding putative K(+)-stimulated pyrophosphate-energized sodium pump: MNAMYAMYFVALGSVIALVFAAVMFARVKKQPVGTPEMAKISGAVSNGATAYLKRQYKGVGIFFAVVFCVLLAMAAAGFLSFFTPFAFITGGFFSGLSGFIGMKTATMANCRTANAAQNSLNKGLRVAFSAGSVMGFTVVGLGLLDLSIWYFFLKFWYTTVAPVATADLLIQNITSNMLTFGMGASSMALFARVGGGIFTKAADVGADLVGKVEAGIPEDDPRNPAVIADNVGDNVGDVAGMGADLYESYVGSIVSTSALAVAAGFGINGVGVPMLLAALGVVCSIAGSFFVKTKEGASQKNLLTALRTGTYISSALIAVCAWFAVHALLPAEHATGVFIAVISGLVAGVAIGAITEYYTSDTYKPTQKLASSSETGSATVIISGLSLGMLSTVAPVVIVGISVLVSYFCAGGSADFNMGLYGVGVSAVGMLSTLGITLATDAYGPIADNAGGIAEMTHMPAEVRQRTDALDSLGNTTAATGKGFAIGSAALTALALIASYIDKVHQIRPDMVLDLSITNPTTLIGLFIGGMLPFLFAALTMDAVGKAAQSIVVEVRRQFKSIVGLMEGKAEPDYAACVDMCTRSAQKLMLAPALIAVIVPILVGLLLGVNGVAGLLAGTTVTGFVLAVMMANSGGAWDNAKKYIEGGKHGGKGSDCHKAAVVGDTVGDPFKDTSGPSINILIKLTSMVSIVFAGLIVAVHLL; this comes from the coding sequence GCGGCCGTGATGTTCGCGCGGGTCAAAAAGCAGCCCGTGGGCACCCCGGAAATGGCAAAGATCTCGGGTGCTGTGAGCAACGGCGCCACCGCTTACTTAAAACGCCAGTATAAGGGCGTGGGCATCTTCTTTGCGGTGGTGTTCTGCGTGCTGCTGGCCATGGCTGCCGCGGGCTTTTTAAGCTTTTTCACCCCGTTTGCCTTTATCACAGGCGGCTTTTTCAGCGGCCTGTCCGGCTTCATCGGCATGAAAACGGCCACTATGGCCAACTGCCGCACCGCCAACGCCGCCCAGAACAGCCTGAACAAGGGCCTGCGGGTGGCGTTTTCCGCGGGCAGCGTCATGGGCTTCACCGTGGTGGGCCTGGGCCTTCTGGACCTTTCCATCTGGTACTTTTTCCTCAAGTTCTGGTACACCACAGTGGCCCCTGTGGCCACCGCCGATCTTCTGATCCAGAACATCACCAGCAACATGCTTACCTTCGGCATGGGCGCTTCCAGCATGGCGCTGTTCGCCCGCGTGGGCGGCGGCATCTTCACCAAAGCGGCCGATGTGGGCGCCGACCTGGTGGGCAAGGTGGAGGCCGGCATCCCCGAAGACGACCCCCGCAACCCCGCCGTCATCGCCGACAATGTGGGCGATAACGTGGGCGACGTGGCCGGCATGGGCGCCGACCTGTACGAGTCCTACGTGGGCTCCATCGTTTCCACCAGCGCGCTGGCCGTGGCCGCGGGCTTTGGCATCAACGGCGTGGGCGTGCCCATGCTGCTGGCGGCGCTGGGTGTGGTCTGCAGCATTGCGGGCTCCTTCTTCGTAAAGACCAAAGAGGGCGCCAGCCAGAAAAACCTGCTCACCGCCCTGCGCACCGGCACCTACATCAGCAGCGCGCTGATCGCGGTGTGCGCCTGGTTTGCGGTGCACGCCCTGCTCCCCGCCGAGCACGCCACCGGCGTGTTCATCGCCGTGATCAGCGGCCTGGTGGCAGGCGTGGCCATCGGTGCCATCACCGAATATTACACCTCCGATACCTATAAACCCACCCAGAAGCTGGCCTCCTCCAGCGAGACCGGCAGCGCCACCGTGATCATCAGCGGCCTGTCGCTGGGCATGCTGTCCACCGTGGCTCCTGTGGTGATCGTGGGCATTTCGGTTCTCGTGAGCTACTTCTGCGCGGGCGGCTCGGCCGATTTCAACATGGGCCTGTACGGCGTGGGCGTTTCCGCCGTGGGCATGCTGAGCACCCTTGGCATCACCCTCGCCACCGACGCTTACGGCCCCATTGCCGATAACGCGGGCGGCATTGCCGAGATGACCCACATGCCCGCCGAGGTCCGCCAGCGCACCGACGCGCTGGATTCCCTGGGCAACACCACGGCGGCCACCGGCAAGGGCTTTGCCATCGGCTCGGCGGCGCTCACCGCGCTGGCCCTGATCGCCAGCTACATCGACAAGGTGCACCAAATCCGGCCCGATATGGTGCTGGACCTCTCCATCACCAACCCCACCACCCTGATCGGCCTGTTCATCGGCGGCATGCTGCCCTTCCTGTTCGCGGCCCTCACCATGGACGCGGTGGGCAAGGCCGCCCAAAGCATTGTGGTGGAGGTCCGCCGCCAGTTCAAGAGCATCGTGGGCCTGATGGAGGGCAAAGCCGAGCCGGACTACGCCGCCTGTGTGGACATGTGCACCCGCAGCGCGCAAAAGCTCATGCTGGCCCCTGCCCTCATCGCGGTGATCGTGCCCATTCTGGTGGGCCTGCTGCTGGGCGTGAACGGTGTGGCGGGCCTGCTGGCCGGCACCACTGTTACCGGCTTTGTTCTGGCCGTCATGATGGCGAACTCCGGCGGCGCGTGGGACAACGCCAAAAAGTACATCGAGGGCGGCAAGCACGGCGGCAAGGGCAGCGACTGCCACAAGGCCGCCGTGGTGGGCGACACCGTGGGCGATCCCTTTAAAGACACCTCCGGCCCCTCCATCAACATCCTCATCAAGCTCACCAGCATGGTTTCCATCGTGTTCGCGGGCCTGATCGTGGCGGTGCACCTGCTGTAA